One window of the Leishmania panamensis strain MHOM/PA/94/PSC-1 chromosome 16 sequence genome contains the following:
- a CDS encoding hypothetical protein (TriTrypDB/GeneDB-style sysID: LpmP.16.1630.A~disrupted due to non-sequenced internal amino acid repeat) encodes MENHSSEQAALRMRILYQIERDFEEEAAGTIVKIVRLEKDMPAELLNFVQCFRVRNVFFRVLPDSRSGRNYIASLRGILQSDSHLLSVPLSTMFYYRGMPVLAQALVPMTTRPRRLYGANSTNDVEVEAELTFIAEALNIPLPDNSMEVYEALDGRYYVTNSNATLTPLFVDDTIMKRQEMLRVCPEVSEGADNTMEVLDDGALQETVLQICTNSTPATTSAALTQVCEFLHARGVNLCLLKQLVRRLLFASNYDLRAVEQAVQLLSCEMLCRALKQEFYIEIQGKRTAYDELFLTRTLSKYFALVFAPSPQFRAKFLDVVSKKYGITAEDGDLMDILVSFRKEWKQRIMDRVCHLLGATIRKENGVVHVTWRPFANSSVIPRLVEPAVAIQLAAMYSHVRTGPPHSYAFCLPLCCKVACWQRNFSEALSLAHEAATAQEARTGALQLIRLMMERVVCHVSFKTRDWPCIQDGRSRFPAVLAGYEQWAGPKTQGRRCIEYGFWLVDVAEALMEAPAELRSCVEEAVHYFYKAIARLPDYLRSDHGAWLHLQPYMGLLRCKKLLPSCSVDTRALVQHSVELSKLGWASDFFIDYLRELGRQLEYEGNFADAIQVLLTAISLSKEKPTFTADLHTLLMDVAHIYRSWDLRLHSDACIELTNEAIRYAAQYYGVESREYGVVLKNRGAIEIELGWLDRAEETLRNAGAALNAAGVPHDDPDYVAYVRNLKTLWRRRHPSQPPPTPLSGFLRRFPFLESACKDVPWDDVRPLEDSRFVELARCRAQEADGTNEAYRLEADMKQRAGELFRVLLSGATLKLYPFLPAQLEGVYVEGLLLTYDQIFLELATQWHREPAASPARHLQERLTLAYVSVKARRTADRRAYEHSIEDTFLEVFGASVNALLPVNFSEVVEDAEVQSLMHKYERLKAHNAPAAELGETQARMGQRVHSFELEQWRSRQSITAWVPDGLLHSCFLRDFSRDGALCDLLAARQHAAHTGENVMPHDILEARIAALCMSIWERGQLDRLYCRSESHQLQQRYHLSSPRVHLQPLSDIFEDLLEPWSVSLHTSVNTDDRDCVVAAVHRRGRLNTDAENLEQWYPRLHALQCPTWMLAGLPHRFDPAYQREQLQWQKSDGKNRTAVLAHLSQYLAFIETRAHKARVGVMRCRIRAEAMYPFLDLRYEGVHVLDLALGDDQVFCKDYAEYTRFSSEQKLPAGRLKACEGRMRARAVVLAQQLREREATLQQRFGSYLRSSDPPLQWSSTFIEYTPRVVQCEQYHLTHTMEAIDSKEARHAACCAHKVRSYIRYMSQDQFQRRLVRGSYDEEIAERYPYLTTVPLASILLSTLPFECRHKFRMLHVTLFAPLRDTERGVRSNAKSDNAAAPVPAPLFCASLRAYQHKSVATKVRRLVGIVEEMAHEENEAQQRLQKAFPGLPHAILGVPTTQLVFPPNFEQQWSLAVKEKFTGLSTQGVYSALVQCAMSARALPLARQYLDELSLTSQPFLLYTTRQCVSLRHLPLRADGKYSALYSDYDALLKLSLPTSPECCLQRVRLAARADQLAMRVTRQWDRLLRQFQQPLTLSDDQLSHLQRHPEILRTAPRAPKGRIPPEAGQKIVEELANHQRQVTEKAIADEELHADLPFIHPSTSVEYMEKESTFLLRKNVQQSGRHPSLPGNKDEKAEQELRDYTIDISYEAHFTLLRREQNGLAEQHSKVDVVRVSKLTEENQQNI; translated from the coding sequence ATGGAgaaccacagcagcgagcaAGCGGCGCTTCGGATGCGCATCCTTTATCAGATTGAGCGCGActttgaggaggaggcagcgggcACCATTGTCAAGATTGTGCGACTAGAGAAGGATATGCCAGCTGAGCTGCTCAACTTTGTGCAGTGCTTCCGGGTGCGCAACGTTTTTTTTCGCGTTCTGCCAGACAGTCGCTCTGGCCGAAACTACATCGCCTCCTTACGTGGGATACTGCAGAGCGACAGTCATCTGCTCTCAgtgccgctctccaccaTGTTCTACTACCGCGGCATGCCGGTCCTAGCCCAGGCCCTAGTGCCCATGACGACACGGCCGAGGCGGCTTTACGGGGCAAATTCCACCAACGATGTCGAGGTCGAGGCTGAGCTTACGTTTATTGCGGAGGCTCTCAACATTCCACTCCCCGACAACAGCATGGAGGTCTACGAGGCATTGGATGGGCGCTACTATGTCACCAACTCGAACGCAAcgctgacgccgctgttTGTGGATGACACGATCATGAAGCGGCAGGAGATGCTGCGGGTGTGTCCCGAGGTGTCCGAGGGTGCCGACAATAcgatggaggtgctggacgaTGGGGCCCTCCAGGAAACTGTTCTCCAAATATGTACTAACTCCACTCCCGCCACTACGTCTGCCGCCCTCACACAGGTATGTGAGTTCCTCCACGCCCGCGGTGTGAACTTGTGTCTTCTCAAACAGTTAGTGCGCCGACTGCTATTCGCCAGCAACTACGATCTACGTGCGGTGGagcaggcggtgcagctTCTTTCGTGTGAGATGCTCTGCCGCGCACTGAAGCAGGAGTTCTACATCGAAATCCAAGGTAAACGCACGGCCTACGACGAGCTCTTTCTGACGCGCACCCTCTCCAAGTACTTTGCACTGGTGTTCGCTCCCTCACCGCAGTTCCGCGCCAAATTCCTCGACGTGGTCTCTAAGAAGTACGGCATCACAGCAGAGGATGGAGACCTCATGGACATACTCGTCTCCTTCAGGAAGGAGTGGAAGCAGCGCATTATGGACCGCGTCTGCCACCTACTCGGCGCCACGATTCGAAAGGAGAACGGTGTCGTGCACGTGACGTGGAGGCCCTTTGCGAACTCGTCCGTTATACCGCGATTAGTCGAGCCAGCAGTAGCGATACAGTTGGCAGCGATGTACAGCCACGTGCGCACGGGCCCACCACACTCCTACGCGTTCTGCTTGCCTCTGTGCTGCAAGGTGGCGTGCTGGCAGCGCAACTTTTCAGAAGCGCTCAGCCTTGCACACGAGGCTGCAACCGCGCAGGAAGCGCGTaccggtgcgctgcagctcatccgCCTGATGATGGAGCGTGTCGTCTGTCATGTGTCCTTTAAAACGCGCGACTGGCCGTGTATTCAGGATGGGCGGTCGCGGTTCCCAGCAGTGCTAGCAGGCTACGAGCAGTGGGCTGGCCCCAAGACCCaggggcggcgctgcatcgaATACGGTTTTTGGCTCGTCGACGTCGCAGAGGCGCTGATGGAAGCGccggcagagctgcgcagctgtgtggaggaggccgtGCACTACTTCTACAAAGCCATCGCGCGCCTGCCAGACTATTTGCGCAGCGATCACGGCGCGTGGCTGCACCTGCAGCCATACATGggcctgctgcgctgcaagAAGCTGCTGCCCTCATGCTCTGTTGACACACGCGCTCTTGTGCAGCATTCAGTAGAGCTGAGCAAGTTAGGCTGGGCCTCTGATTTCTTCATCGACTACCTCAGGGAACTAGGCCGGCAGCTGGAGTACGAGGGGAATTTTGCAGATGCAATTCAGGTGTTGCTGACGGCAATCTCACTCTCGAAGGAGAAGCCCACCTTTACGGCCGATTTGCACACGCTTCTCATGGATGTCGCCCACATCTACCGATCTTGGGATCTTCGCTTGCACAGCGATGCGTGCATTGAGCTCACGAACGAAGCGATACGCTATGCCGCTCAGTACTACGGGGTAGAGAGTCGTGAGTACGGTGTTGTTCTTAAAAACCGAGGCGCTATCGAGATCGAACTCGGCTGGCTCGACCGCgccgaggagacgctgcgcaACGCGGGCGCCGCCTTGAACGCTGCGGGCGTTCCACACGACGATCCCGACTATGTCGCCTACGTGCGCAACCTCAAGAcgctgtggcggcgacggcatccCAGTCAGCCACCGCCTACGCCACTCTCCGGCTTTTTGCGCCGCTTTCCTTTCTTGGAGTCCGCCTGCAAAGACGTCCCATGGGATGACGTTCGGCCTCTTGAGGACAGTCGCTTTGTAGAACTGGCGCGGTGCCGTGCGCAGGAGGCTGATGGGACCAACGAAGCGTACCGTCTGGAAGCTGACATGAAACAGCGGGCCGGTGAGCTGTTTCGAGTTCTCTTGTCCGGCGCGACGCTCAAGCTGTACCCATTCCTACCAGCGCAACTGGAAGGAGTGTACGTTGAAGGTCTTTTACTCACATACGACCAAATCTTCCTCGAGTTGGCAACTCAATGGCACCGAGAGCCAGCTGCTTCTCCCGCCCGACACCTGCAAGAACGCCTCACGCTCGCATATGTATCGGTCAAAGCCCGGCGCACGGCAGACCGCCGCGCCTACGAGCATAGCATAGAGGACACGTTCCTAGAGGTTTTCGGCGCATCCGTGAACGCGCTGCTTCCAGTGAATTTCTCAGAAGTCGTAGAGGACGCTGAGGTGCAATCGCTGATGCACAAGTACGAGCGATTGAAGGCACATAACGCACCTGCGGCGGAGTTGGGCGAGACACAGGCGCGTATGGGCCAGCGTGTACACTCCTTTGAATTGGAGCAGTGGCGCTCGCGCCAATCAATCACGGCTTGGGTGCCGGACGGATTGCTGCACTCCTGCTTCCTGCGAGACTTTTCTCGCGACGGTGCACTCTGTGACTTGCTAGCCGCGCGCCAACATGCTGCACACACCGGAGAGAACGTGATGCCGCATGACATTCTGGAGGCTCGCATAGCGGCCCTGTGCATGTCCATCTGGGAGCGCGGGCAGCTCGATCGTCTGTACTGCCGTTCGGAATCGCACCAGCTGCAACAGCGCTACCATTTATCCTCGCCTCGTGTGCATCTTCAGCCCCTCAGCGACATCTTTGAAGATCTACTCGAGCCGTGGAGCGTGAGTTTGCACACTTCAGTCAATACAGACGACCGGGATTGCGTGGTTGCCGCGGTGCACCGGCGCGGAAGGCTGAATACTGATGCTGAAAACCTCGAGCAGTGGTATCCGCGCCTCcatgcgctgcagtgccCAACTTGGATGCTGGCGGGTCTGCCTCACCGCTTCGACCCAGCATACCAAcgtgagcagctgcagtggcaaAAGAGCGACGGCAAGAACCGTACTGCCGTATTGGCGCACCTTTCCCAATACCTGGCCTTTATCGAGACTCGCGCCCATAAGGCTCGTGTTGGTGTGATGCGGTGCCGTATCCGAGCAGAAGCGATGTACCCATTTTTAGACTTACGCTACGAAGGCGTGCATGTCTTGGATTTAGCGCTGGGTGATGACCAAGTCTTTTGTAAAGACTATGCCGAATACACGAGGTTCTCCAGCGAGCAGAAGCTACCTGCAGGGCGGCTAAAAGCCTGTGAAGGTCGCATGAGGGCAAGGGCGGTCGTtttggcgcagcagctccgcgagCGCGAGGCAACACTACAGCAGCGTTTTGGCAGCTATTTGCGCAGCAGTGACCCCCCTCTTCAGTGGTCCAGTACCTTTATCGAATACACCCCACGTGTTGTGCAGTGTGAGCAGTACCATCTCACACACACCATGGAGGCCATAGACTCAAAAGAGGCCCGTCACGCCGCATGCTGTGCGCATAAGGTTCGCAGCTACATACGATACATGTCACAGGATCAGTTCCAGCGGCGCCTGGTGCGTGGGAGCTACGACGAAGAGATTGCTGAGCGTTATCCGTATCTGACAACGGTGCCTTTGGCCTCCATTTTGCTGTCTACTCTTCCCTTCGAGTGCCGGCACAAGTTCCGCATGCTACACGTGACACTcttcgcgccgctgcgcgacACCGAGAGGGGCGTGAGGAGTAATGCGAAAAGTGacaacgcagcagcgccagtgccggcgccgctgttttgcgcttctcttcgcGCGTATCAACACAAGTCCGTTGCAACGAAGGTACGCCGGCTGGTGGGCATTGTAGAGGAGATGGCTCACGAAGAGAATGAGGCTCAACAGCGGTTGCAAAAGGCGTTCCCTGGCCTTCCTCACGCTATTCTCGGAGTTCCGACGACGCAGCTGGTGTTCCCTCCCAACTTTGAGCAGCAGTGGTCCCTagcggtgaaggagaagTTTACTGGACTTTCCACACAAGGCGTGTACTCCGCACTGGTACAGTGCGCCATGTCTGCTCGTGCCCTTCCACTTGCACGGCAATACCTTGACGAGCTGAGCCTTACATCGCAGCCCTTTCTCCTTTATACCACGCGTCAGTGCGTCTCTCTACGACATCTCCCGCTGCGTGCCGATGGAAAGTACTCTGCACTATACAGCGACTACGATGCGCTCTTAAAACTAAGTCTACCAACGTCACCGGAGTGTTGTCTTCAACGTGTCCGTCTGGCAGCTCGCGCAGATCAGCTTGCTATGCGCGTCACCCGGCAGTGGGACCGCTTGCTCCGTCAGTTCCAGCAACCCCTTACATTGAGCGACGACCAGCTCTCTCACCTCCAGAGACACCCAGAGATACTCCGAACAGCGCCGAGAGCACCCAAGGGTCGGATACCTCCGGAAGCAGGTCAGAAAATCGTAGAGGAGCTTGCCAATCACCAGAGGCAAGTAACAGAGAAGGCCATCGCAGACGAAGAGCTTCATGCCGATCTGCCATTCATTCACCCATCCACCTCTGTAGAGTACATGGAAAAAGAATCAACATTTCTCCTGCGCAAGAACGTTCAGCAATCAGGCCGCCATCCCTCGCTGCCCGGTAATAAGGACGAGAAAGCTGAGCAAGAATTGCGCGACTACACCATAGACATCTCCTACGAAGCGCACTTCACACTTCTACGCCGTGAGCAAAACGGTCTAGCTGAGCAACACAGTAAAGTTGATGTAGTGCGCGTCTCAAAACTCACTGAAGAAAATCAACAAAACATTA
- a CDS encoding hypothetical protein (TriTrypDB/GeneDB-style sysID: LpmP.16.1620), with the protein MDRVYIKCCSAFSSAAANWNEAYQVALEMGDSTMQLATARLEELLRVERAFEEEAAQGAMRIVTMDPNAPRSVPKELLCYRDMNIFYRVLPDGRSGRNIVATLRGVLQSRSASLTVPLTSLLMYRGIPVLAQALAPFGTEPIKIYGDGAESDPEVAAEVEIIADALRTPLPDQVLCEVYRSLDGRMYVTNTNITTIALDDSMLIGSPLKRPEMLALCPCVTATCEDTLSVLHNAVVMEALWCVLDAAVDQQCRRLSDTLHFYGVNLCLLGGVLDAFAERYGDAADDVQRFTEVVAIEMIARTIKQEFYAEVQAKRLGVDEVGVNTCYARHLRAALHSEHRERFSQLVLRKYAIDNGSGHADGLLRVLLDVRRDRCSAIVERVSWLIGACSAPSADGAESRRTVAWAFLVAGRITPCLCDPKLMCSLEPLYRSWRTGEAHCFACCYPLQVKVAMWQGRVGDGLNLASTAVEQVTARYGNTSIRAVQAQRTFMKLLFTIPSLENVREAYSMATCILEVYKDHAGPITRAKCHIEVGYCLLGASAVMNVVGEAARHFQAAEQLLLLASLRSSNGAWLYLQPSLGLVRCRQLGQQDGPVPLKALVADALYLSRAAAPADYCTKYLWVLGMELAAERNYAESAQILTTAYRMAKRTQRTRLDVDRLHGDTLRVYSDWDPEQYAAYCTAIAEGARVP; encoded by the coding sequence ATGGACCGCGTGTACATTaagtgctgcagtgccttttcttctgcagcagccAACTGGAATGAGGCCTATCAGGTGGCGCTGGAGATGGGGGACAGCACGATGCAGCTGGCGACAGCGCGGCTTGAGGAGCTGCTTCGCGTGGAGCGGGCctttgaggaggaggcggcgcagggcGCAATGCGTATTGTGACGATGGACCCGAACGCACCGCGTTCGGTTCCGAAGGAGCTACTGTGCTACCGCGACATGAATATTTTTTACCGCGTCCTGCCAGATGGTCGCTCTGGCCGTAACATCGTGGCCACCTTACGTGGCGTGTTGCAGAGCCGCAGCGCTTCGCTGACGGTACCGCTCACCTCCCTCCTTATGTATCGCGGTATCCCAGTGCTTGCCCAGGCGCTCGCGCCTTTTGGTACAGAGCCAATCAAGATTTATGGTGATGGTGCAGAGTCCGATccggaggtggcggcagaggtAGAGATTATAGCAGATGCACTGaggacgccgctgccagaCCAAGTCTTATGTGAGGTGTACCGCAGTCTCGACGGACGCATGTACGTTACGAACACGAACATCACGACAATCGCCTTGGATGACTCCATGCTGATCGGAAGTCCACTTAAGCGACCTGAGATGCTGGCGCTATGTCCGTGCGTCACCGCCACGTGTGAGGATACGCTGAGCGTGCTACACAATGCAGTTGTGATGGAGGCGCTTTGGTGTGTGCTGGACGCCGCCGTCGaccagcagtgccgccgcctcagcgaCACACTGCACTTCTATGGAGTCAATCTGTGCCTGCTGGGGGGCGTGCTGGACGCCTTCGCAGAGCGGTACGGCGATGCCGCAGATGATGTACAGCGTTTCACTGAAGTTGTTGCCATTGAGATGATCGCACGGACGATCAAGCAAGAGTTCTACGCAGAAGTGCAGGCGAAACGGCTTGGCGTTGACGAGGTCGGTGTCAACACGTGCTACGCACGGCACCTCCGTGCAGCGCTACACTCAGAGCATAGAGAGAGGTTTAGCCAACTCGTGCTTCGCAAATACGCCATCGACAACGGTAGCGGGCACGCGGACGGTCTTCTGAGGGTTCTACTGGATGTGCGCCGCGATCGTTGCAGCGCGATCGTGGAGCGTGTATCCTGGCTGATAGGGGCCTGCTCCGCTCCCTCAGCAGACGGGGCTGAGAGCAGGCGAACAGTGGCGTGGGCCTTTCTCGTCGCTGGACGCATCACGCCGTGCCTGTGCGATCCAAAGCTGATGTGCTCGCTGGAGCCCTTGTATCGCAGCTGGCGGACAGGCGAAGCCCACTGCTTCGCCTGCTGCTACCCACTTCAGGTCAAAGTTGCCATGTGGCAAGGTCGCGTCGGGGACGGGCTTAACCTCGCCagcacggcggtggagcaggTCACAGCACGCTACGGGAACACCTCAATCCGCGCTGTGCAGGCTCAGCGCACCTTCATGAAGCTTCTCTTTACAATACCATCACTCGAAAACGTGCGAGAGGCATACAGCATGGCGACTTGCATCCTTGAGGTGTACAAAGACCATGCAGGGCCTATCACAAGAGCCAAGTGCCACATCGAAGTGGGCTACTGCCTCCTTGGAGCATCCGCCGTAATGAACGTCGTcggcgaggcagcgcggcactttcaagcagcggagcagctcctcctgctaGCCTCTCTCCGAAGCTCCAACGGAGCATGGTTGTACCTGCAGCCGAGCCTCGGCCTTGTGCGGTGCCGCCAGCTGGGCCAGCAGGATGGGCCCGTGCCTCTCAAGGCGCTTGTAGCTGACGCGTTGTACTTatctcgcgctgctgcaccggccGACTACTGCACAAAGTACTTGTGGGTGCTAGGGATGGAGTTGGCGGCGGAGCGGAACTATGCAGAGTCCGCACAGATATTGACGACGGCGTATAGGATGGCGAAGCGCACACAGCGCACGCGGCTGGATGTTGATAGGCTGCACGGCGACACCCTGCGCGTGTACAGCGACTGGGATCCTGAACAGTACGCTGCCTACTGCACTGCAATTGCTGAGGGCGCGCGGGTCCCCTAG